From the Gramella sp. Hel_I_59 genome, one window contains:
- the dut gene encoding dUTP diphosphatase produces the protein MEVKVINKSAHKLPHYETDFSAGMDLRANIDEPIMLKPLERTIVKTGIFIELPLGFEAQVRPRSGLAAKKGITVLNAPGTIDADYRGEIGVILVNLSNEAFEIQNGERIAQMVIAKHEQISWEEVDILGETSRGAGGFGSTGNN, from the coding sequence ATGGAAGTAAAAGTGATCAATAAGTCGGCACACAAGTTGCCGCATTATGAAACCGATTTTTCTGCAGGAATGGATCTTCGAGCTAATATCGATGAGCCTATAATGCTGAAACCTTTAGAAAGAACCATTGTGAAAACAGGAATTTTTATTGAACTTCCTTTGGGTTTTGAAGCTCAGGTAAGACCAAGAAGTGGTCTTGCGGCGAAGAAAGGGATTACGGTTCTCAATGCTCCAGGAACAATAGATGCCGATTATAGAGGTGAAATTGGTGTCATCCTTGTAAATTTGTCCAATGAGGCGTTTGAGATCCAGAATGGAGAGCGTATTGCTCAAATGGTCATCGCTAAACACGAACAGATCTCATGGGAAGAAGTAGACATTCTTGGAGAAACTTCCCGGGGCGCAGGAGGTTTTGGAAGCACGGGAAATAACTAG
- a CDS encoding sugar phosphate nucleotidyltransferase — protein sequence MKIIVPMAGRGSRLRPHTLTVPKPLIPIAGKPIVHRLVEDIAKVLDEKIDEVAFIIGEDFGEKVEEDLKKIAESLGAKGTIYYQDKPLGTGHAIMCAKESLSGPAVVAYADTLFKADFNLDKSADAVMWVKKVENPSAYGVVKLNDNNEITDLVEKPEEFVSDLAVIGIYYFKDVAVLKDELQNVLDAKLTRGGEYQINDGIEAMRKNGLRFVPGKVDEWMDCGNKNVTVETNGRMLNFLHQDGEKLMADSVKIKDSEITEPCYIGENVELINAKIGPNVSIGDGTKIENSTIKNSLIQTFAEVKNAKLDNAMIGNFARFDGEFTQISIGDYSVLE from the coding sequence ATGAAAATTATTGTACCAATGGCAGGTCGTGGTTCACGACTTCGTCCACATACGTTAACTGTACCAAAACCTCTAATTCCTATTGCAGGAAAACCAATCGTTCACCGACTGGTAGAAGATATTGCGAAGGTTCTTGATGAGAAGATTGACGAGGTTGCTTTCATCATTGGAGAAGATTTTGGAGAAAAGGTGGAGGAAGATCTTAAAAAGATCGCGGAAAGTCTTGGCGCTAAAGGAACGATCTATTACCAGGATAAACCATTAGGAACCGGTCACGCGATTATGTGTGCTAAAGAATCACTTAGTGGTCCTGCAGTAGTTGCTTATGCCGATACACTCTTCAAAGCCGACTTTAATCTTGACAAATCTGCAGATGCAGTGATGTGGGTAAAGAAAGTTGAAAATCCTTCAGCTTACGGTGTGGTGAAGTTGAATGACAATAACGAGATCACAGATCTTGTAGAAAAGCCAGAGGAATTTGTTTCAGATCTTGCGGTTATTGGAATATACTATTTCAAAGACGTGGCAGTTTTAAAAGATGAACTTCAGAATGTTCTGGATGCAAAGCTAACCCGTGGTGGTGAGTACCAGATCAACGACGGGATTGAGGCAATGCGTAAAAACGGACTTCGTTTTGTTCCAGGGAAAGTAGATGAATGGATGGACTGCGGAAACAAAAATGTAACCGTGGAAACTAATGGTAGAATGTTGAATTTCCTTCATCAGGATGGAGAAAAATTGATGGCAGACTCAGTTAAGATCAAAGATTCTGAAATTACCGAACCTTGTTATATTGGTGAGAATGTAGAATTGATCAATGCTAAAATTGGACCTAATGTATCTATTGGGGATGGAACCAAAATTGAAAACAGTACTATTAAAAACAGTCTTATCCAGACCTTTGCTGAAGTAAAAAATGCTAAACTGGATAACGCAATGATCGGAAACTTTGCCAGATTTGACGGTGAATTCACCCAGATCAGCATCGGTGATTACTCCGTTTTAGAATAA
- a CDS encoding tetratricopeptide repeat protein, translated as MRTSGSLLLMLWFIVSVQAQDDKPPFEDVNQDDLGLVNDEFQELFFEALKQKGIENYEKAIVALRKASEISEDNAVLYFELGKNYRELQQFPAAIENFQKATALEPKREAILVSLFETYAATRDFDSAISTVQKLISFDSDYKEDLANLYLLNEDYENALQLIDQLDQDLGANSYRNSLRRQIYARTNNTDAQIENLRQSIAANPEQEKNYLNLIYMYSEQGEDEEAYNVANELLESNPGSSLAHLALYKFQLEKQEPEAAIASMEIVFESEEIDAESKFKVLNDFLIFVQKNPEYEDRLVEVAQKLTQIENAPGLYEKLGQFYLQKADLENALRYFQLGIKKNSSNFELTRNTLLLQIDLQKYEDVRELSTQALENFPSQPVLYLFQGVALNKLEKFEQAESSLKDGLDYLVDDIRMEADFYAQLSFSYNGMNNAGLANEYRAKAEQLLKEIN; from the coding sequence ATGCGTACATCCGGGAGCCTACTTCTTATGTTATGGTTTATAGTTTCTGTGCAGGCACAGGATGACAAACCTCCATTTGAAGATGTGAACCAGGATGATCTCGGTCTTGTAAATGATGAGTTTCAGGAACTTTTCTTTGAAGCGCTCAAGCAAAAAGGTATCGAGAATTATGAAAAAGCAATTGTAGCACTGCGTAAAGCTTCAGAAATTTCTGAAGACAACGCGGTGCTTTATTTTGAACTTGGCAAGAATTATCGGGAACTTCAGCAATTTCCTGCTGCTATTGAAAATTTTCAGAAGGCTACAGCATTAGAACCCAAAAGGGAAGCTATTCTTGTTTCACTTTTCGAAACTTATGCCGCTACTCGTGATTTTGACAGTGCAATTTCCACAGTGCAGAAGCTTATAAGTTTTGATTCTGACTATAAGGAGGACCTGGCTAACTTGTACTTGCTCAATGAAGATTACGAGAATGCATTACAACTTATCGATCAACTGGATCAGGACTTAGGTGCAAATTCCTATCGAAACTCGTTACGCCGGCAAATCTATGCCCGGACAAATAATACCGATGCTCAAATTGAGAATTTAAGGCAAAGTATCGCTGCTAATCCAGAGCAGGAAAAAAATTACCTCAATCTTATTTACATGTACAGCGAGCAGGGTGAAGATGAAGAGGCCTATAATGTTGCCAATGAACTTCTGGAGAGCAATCCCGGTTCTTCTCTGGCTCATCTCGCTTTATATAAATTTCAGCTGGAGAAACAGGAGCCTGAAGCTGCTATTGCTTCCATGGAAATTGTATTTGAAAGTGAAGAAATTGATGCAGAGTCTAAGTTTAAGGTACTTAATGACTTCCTGATATTTGTACAGAAAAATCCTGAATATGAAGACCGGCTGGTAGAAGTTGCTCAAAAACTTACTCAAATTGAGAATGCACCAGGTTTGTATGAAAAGCTGGGGCAATTTTATCTCCAAAAAGCTGATCTGGAAAATGCACTTAGATATTTTCAACTTGGAATAAAGAAGAATTCTTCCAACTTTGAACTTACCAGGAATACACTATTGTTGCAAATTGATCTTCAGAAATATGAAGACGTTAGAGAATTGAGTACTCAGGCGTTGGAAAACTTTCCTTCTCAACCTGTTTTATACCTATTTCAGGGGGTTGCACTTAATAAGCTTGAAAAATTCGAGCAGGCAGAAAGCAGTTTGAAAGATGGTCTGGATTACCTGGTCGATGATATTAGAATGGAAGCCGATTTTTATGCCCAGCTTTCCTTTAGCTATAATGGTATGAATAATGCAGGATTGGCGAATGAATACCGCGCTAAAGCGGAGCAATTACTTAAAGAAATAAATTGA
- a CDS encoding DUF4292 domain-containing protein, with product MIRRIVALVFMAVFIASCGSSRRAGKIVTKNTEAVSIIKKHYAEEADYKTASGKLRAVYQHDEKTQSVNLSFRMEKDKAIWMSASILGFPVAKVYITPNSVSYYEKVTQSYFDGDFRLVSDFLGTPLDFQKLQNLLIGQAIYDLRTEEYDFTQSPRGFQFVQEEEADMKKMFMLDSRTLKAAAQQLAQVSENRSLTVTYSDYQVVDGIVFPEEIRIIANEGGSSTNIEITYRSISFNEEVSFPFDIPSGYEEISLK from the coding sequence ATGATTAGAAGAATAGTAGCACTGGTATTTATGGCGGTATTTATAGCTTCCTGCGGAAGTTCCCGTCGTGCCGGAAAGATCGTTACAAAGAACACAGAAGCTGTTTCTATTATTAAAAAGCATTATGCTGAAGAAGCCGATTATAAGACCGCTTCCGGGAAATTAAGAGCAGTATACCAGCATGATGAAAAAACGCAATCTGTAAACCTTAGTTTTAGAATGGAAAAGGACAAGGCGATCTGGATGAGTGCGAGTATTCTCGGTTTTCCTGTGGCTAAAGTCTACATCACACCAAATAGTGTGAGCTATTATGAAAAAGTGACTCAGAGTTATTTCGATGGAGACTTCAGATTAGTTAGTGACTTCCTTGGAACTCCGCTGGATTTTCAAAAGCTTCAGAATTTGCTGATTGGACAGGCTATCTATGACCTTCGTACGGAAGAATATGATTTTACGCAATCTCCAAGAGGGTTTCAATTCGTTCAGGAAGAAGAAGCTGATATGAAAAAAATGTTCATGCTGGATAGTCGCACTTTAAAAGCAGCGGCTCAGCAACTGGCGCAGGTTTCAGAAAACAGAAGTCTTACGGTTACCTATTCAGATTACCAGGTGGTAGATGGTATTGTTTTTCCTGAAGAGATTCGTATTATCGCCAATGAAGGAGGAAGCAGCACCAATATTGAAATCACCTACAGAAGCATCAGTTTCAATGAGGAAGTTAGTTTTCCTTTCGATATCCCATCCGGTTACGAAGAAATAAGCTTGAAATGA
- a CDS encoding peptidoglycan DD-metalloendopeptidase family protein, which yields MIRMKASNVLIILLLCIGGMQVSYAQTDREELEKRRIQLRNEITRINELRISNQKKQRSVLVQVEDLGQQIKSTEDLIKLTNQQANLLTREITTNTNKIGALRKELEQLKEDYARMIEKSYKSKSQQSRVMFLLSSQNFLQAYKRIQYMKQYTNYRKQQGEEIKANTIELQQLNSRLVQQKEEKQKLIAENRKTRAQLEQNRKSQQELVSTIKKREGEFASQLKSKQSEIDEIDRAIDRMIRESIAKANKESGSSSRSTYELTPEAKALATDFNNNKGKLPWPVKSGVVTMKFGKQPHPVVSSVMVNNNGVRIDTDKGGKARAVFNGTVSEVQAVKGANKAVMVRHGDFITIYNNLENVFVKKGDAVSTEQEIGEIATSKTTGKTTLHFLLYKNDQKMDPAGWIYRM from the coding sequence ATGATTAGAATGAAGGCTTCAAATGTATTGATTATTCTACTGCTTTGTATAGGCGGTATGCAGGTTAGCTATGCTCAAACAGATCGTGAAGAACTGGAAAAAAGGCGTATTCAGCTTAGAAATGAGATCACCAGGATCAATGAGCTTAGAATTTCCAACCAGAAGAAGCAACGCTCGGTGCTTGTACAGGTGGAAGATCTTGGACAACAAATAAAAAGCACCGAAGATCTTATAAAACTGACCAACCAGCAGGCGAATTTGCTCACGAGAGAAATCACGACGAATACGAATAAAATTGGAGCGCTTAGAAAGGAACTGGAACAGCTTAAGGAAGATTATGCCCGAATGATCGAGAAAAGCTATAAGAGCAAGTCTCAGCAAAGCAGGGTGATGTTCTTATTGTCTTCTCAGAACTTTCTGCAGGCGTATAAGCGAATTCAGTATATGAAGCAGTATACTAATTATCGTAAACAGCAAGGAGAGGAGATCAAAGCTAATACGATAGAATTGCAACAATTAAATTCCAGACTGGTTCAGCAAAAAGAAGAAAAGCAGAAACTAATTGCTGAAAATAGAAAAACCAGGGCTCAGTTAGAACAAAATAGAAAATCTCAGCAAGAACTTGTTTCCACGATCAAAAAACGTGAAGGTGAATTTGCGAGTCAGTTAAAAAGCAAACAGAGTGAGATCGACGAAATCGACAGGGCGATCGATCGAATGATTCGCGAATCTATTGCCAAAGCGAATAAGGAGAGCGGTTCAAGCTCGAGAAGTACTTATGAACTTACTCCGGAAGCGAAAGCGCTGGCGACTGACTTTAATAACAACAAAGGGAAATTACCATGGCCGGTGAAATCTGGGGTGGTGACTATGAAATTTGGAAAACAGCCGCATCCTGTAGTAAGTTCGGTAATGGTAAATAATAACGGCGTACGTATAGATACTGATAAAGGTGGAAAGGCGCGTGCTGTTTTTAATGGAACTGTTAGCGAAGTGCAGGCGGTAAAAGGTGCGAACAAAGCGGTGATGGTTAGACACGGTGATTTTATTACGATCTATAACAACCTTGAGAATGTTTTCGTAAAAAAGGGAGACGCGGTAAGCACAGAACAGGAAATAGGAGAGATCGCTACCAGCAAAACTACTGGTAAAACAACCCTGCATTTCCTATTGTATAAGAATGATCAGAAAATGGATCCGGCAGGTTGGATCTATAGAATGTAA
- a CDS encoding outer membrane beta-barrel protein, with product MRSICRLVIVLVLCSTMSIKAQEQDSTKFSPHHFNRIQLDPELSLFMAIGDNFLKDAYDLKTGTGLTADFYLHKNWYIGTRFLNINTQVTRPENIGDIKKTKIFTFGIQGAYVYEFTERLYLDLIGGIGSTGYYHDSKFGTNFRDSATSIWGGPKISYRINNFFGIFLGSEFRRDFMNIEVSEQLDDYFGNANLLSIRAGVRFITH from the coding sequence ATGAGATCGATCTGTAGACTCGTGATAGTGCTGGTTCTTTGTTCTACTATGTCAATAAAGGCACAGGAGCAGGACAGCACTAAATTTTCTCCACACCATTTCAATCGTATACAGCTGGATCCGGAACTTAGCCTATTTATGGCAATAGGAGATAACTTTCTAAAGGATGCCTATGATCTCAAAACCGGCACCGGCCTTACTGCCGACTTTTATCTCCATAAGAACTGGTACATAGGAACGCGATTTTTGAACATAAACACACAGGTAACCAGGCCGGAAAACATTGGCGACATCAAGAAGACAAAAATCTTTACATTCGGTATTCAGGGCGCTTATGTTTATGAATTTACCGAGCGTCTATACCTGGATCTCATTGGCGGGATTGGTTCGACCGGCTATTACCATGATTCAAAATTTGGTACTAACTTTAGAGATTCGGCCACCAGTATTTGGGGTGGTCCAAAAATCAGTTATCGTATCAATAATTTCTTCGGAATATTCCTGGGAAGTGAATTTAGAAGAGACTTTATGAATATTGAAGTCAGCGAACAGCTGGACGACTACTTTGGCAACGCGAACTTATTAAGTATAAGAGCAGGTGTGAGGTTTATCACGCACTAA
- a CDS encoding acyl-CoA thioesterase, translating to MEAKSPNESRTTLTDLVLPSETNPLNNLFGGELLARMDRAASIAARRHSRRIVVTASVNHVAFNKAIPLGSVVTVEAAVSRAFKSSMEIFIDVWVEDRESGRRTKANEAIYTFVAVDETGTPIQIPQLEPETDLEKERFAAALRRKQLSLVLAGKMKPSDATELKALFDKD from the coding sequence ATGGAGGCTAAATCACCTAATGAATCTCGTACTACACTTACAGATCTTGTTTTACCTAGTGAAACGAATCCGCTGAATAATCTTTTTGGTGGTGAACTTTTGGCAAGAATGGATCGTGCAGCCAGTATCGCTGCCAGACGTCATAGTCGTAGGATCGTAGTAACTGCTTCAGTCAATCACGTAGCTTTTAATAAAGCCATTCCTTTAGGAAGTGTTGTAACCGTTGAGGCAGCTGTTTCAAGAGCTTTTAAGAGTTCCATGGAGATCTTTATAGATGTTTGGGTGGAAGACCGTGAAAGTGGTCGTAGAACAAAAGCAAATGAAGCAATTTATACTTTTGTAGCGGTAGATGAAACAGGAACTCCAATTCAAATCCCACAGCTAGAACCGGAAACCGATCTTGAAAAAGAAAGATTTGCCGCTGCTTTGCGTAGAAAGCAACTAAGTCTTGTGCTTGCTGGTAAAATGAAACCTAGTGATGCTACTGAACTTAAAGCTCTTTTCGACAAAGATTAG
- a CDS encoding SPOR domain-containing protein, which produces MNISNYIQDLLYRYECVVLPGFGAFLAQKQSAFIDENSNEFFPPKKVISFNRQLIKNDGLLANYIAEVENVKYQTANNMIQEYVYDLESSLQNASKARLENIGELYLDSEDKLQFEPVTNVNFLTQSFGLDTYKALPVNREVYKQQVSELEEKAPITFTPESKRSSVWKYAAIGLIALGVSSFAGLNIYSSQVTKHNIAEQQEAETQLQEQIQQATFVIDNPLPAVTFEVEKQSGNYHVVAGAFRVEENAQTKVDELKAEGFKARLLGANKYGLHQVVYSSHQTRREAINKLYAVKKTNDAAWLLVQEL; this is translated from the coding sequence ATGAATATTTCCAATTACATACAGGACCTGCTTTACCGTTACGAATGTGTAGTTCTTCCCGGTTTTGGTGCCTTTCTGGCCCAGAAGCAATCAGCTTTTATCGATGAAAATTCCAATGAGTTCTTTCCTCCAAAAAAGGTGATCTCATTTAACAGGCAGCTAATCAAAAATGACGGGCTACTTGCGAACTATATTGCTGAGGTCGAGAATGTGAAATATCAGACTGCAAATAATATGATCCAGGAGTACGTATACGATCTGGAATCTTCTTTACAAAATGCTTCCAAAGCCAGGCTTGAAAATATTGGAGAGCTTTATCTGGATAGTGAAGATAAACTTCAATTCGAACCTGTTACGAATGTAAACTTTCTCACACAGTCCTTTGGTCTGGATACGTACAAAGCCTTGCCGGTTAACAGAGAGGTTTACAAACAACAGGTATCAGAACTTGAGGAAAAAGCTCCTATTACTTTCACTCCTGAAAGCAAAAGATCCTCTGTATGGAAATATGCCGCAATTGGTCTTATCGCACTTGGAGTTTCAAGTTTTGCCGGACTTAACATTTACAGCAGCCAGGTTACAAAGCATAATATTGCTGAACAGCAGGAGGCAGAAACTCAGCTTCAGGAACAAATACAACAGGCAACCTTTGTCATTGACAACCCGCTACCAGCGGTTACTTTCGAAGTTGAAAAACAATCCGGTAACTATCATGTAGTTGCAGGAGCATTTAGAGTTGAAGAAAACGCACAAACCAAAGTTGATGAACTTAAAGCTGAAGGTTTCAAAGCCCGATTACTAGGAGCTAATAAATATGGACTTCACCAGGTGGTTTATTCCAGTCATCAAACCAGAAGAGAGGCGATCAACAAACTTTATGCGGTTAAGAAAACAAATGATGCAGCCTGGTTATTGGTTCAGGAACTGTAA
- the dprA gene encoding DNA-processing protein DprA, giving the protein MEPDQLLYTLALQHVPNLGDSTAKKLIRHFGSAENVLKEKTSSLLKIDGIGKTRISEFDNPIHLKEAEKELGFIQKNKINVSYFKEDSYPEKLKHCQDSPLLLFSRGIINLNRKRILSIVGTRQISSHGISFCEQLIEELAPLEPAIISGFAYGTDITAHKAAIKNKLQTVACLAHGLNQIYPKTHKKYMTEMEENGGFFTDFWSTDTFDRNNFLKRNRIIAGLSEATVVIESAEKGGALVTADIANSYDREVFAVPGRPGDKSSIGCNELIKSQNARVLTSAADIAYMLNWRNNENDLKPVQKKLFIDLGAEEQLLYDQLQLQGKTELDLLALQCKIPTFKTASLLLSMELKGAVRPLPGKLFEIA; this is encoded by the coding sequence ATGGAACCTGATCAACTTTTGTATACCCTGGCCCTGCAACATGTTCCAAATCTGGGAGATAGCACAGCTAAAAAATTAATAAGACATTTTGGTTCTGCGGAAAATGTTTTAAAAGAAAAGACGTCAAGTTTACTGAAAATTGATGGTATAGGGAAGACCAGGATCAGTGAATTTGATAATCCAATTCATCTGAAGGAAGCTGAAAAGGAACTTGGTTTTATTCAGAAGAATAAGATTAACGTAAGCTATTTTAAAGAGGATAGCTATCCTGAAAAGCTCAAACATTGCCAGGATTCACCTTTGTTATTATTTAGCCGTGGTATCATAAACCTCAACAGGAAAAGAATTCTCAGTATCGTTGGGACCCGGCAGATCAGTTCACATGGGATCTCCTTTTGCGAACAGCTTATTGAGGAGCTCGCACCTTTAGAGCCGGCCATTATTTCAGGATTTGCATACGGTACCGATATTACGGCTCATAAAGCTGCCATCAAAAACAAATTGCAAACCGTAGCTTGCCTGGCTCACGGACTGAACCAGATCTATCCCAAAACTCATAAAAAGTACATGACCGAAATGGAGGAGAATGGAGGTTTTTTTACCGACTTCTGGAGTACCGATACTTTTGATCGTAACAATTTCCTGAAAAGAAACCGGATCATTGCTGGCTTGAGCGAAGCTACCGTAGTCATCGAAAGTGCTGAAAAAGGAGGAGCATTGGTCACGGCCGATATTGCCAATTCCTATGACAGAGAGGTTTTTGCTGTTCCGGGTAGACCGGGAGACAAGTCAAGTATAGGCTGTAATGAACTAATAAAAAGTCAGAATGCAAGAGTGCTTACTTCCGCAGCAGATATTGCATATATGCTTAACTGGCGGAATAATGAAAATGATCTAAAACCAGTTCAGAAGAAATTATTTATTGATCTTGGAGCAGAAGAACAGCTCTTATATGACCAGTTGCAACTTCAGGGAAAAACTGAATTGGACCTGCTGGCACTTCAGTGTAAAATACCGACCTTTAAAACAGCGTCGTTATTATTAAGTATGGAATTGAAGGGAGCGGTGAGACCACTCCCAGGTAAGTTATTTGAGATCGCTTAG